Proteins found in one Enterococcus sp. 9D6_DIV0238 genomic segment:
- the perR gene encoding peroxide-responsive transcriptional repressor PerR encodes MDNVLVKNALEELKEANIRITPQRYAILEYLIENHSHPTADEIYRALEDRFPNMSVATVYNNLRLFTDIGFVQEMNYGDASSRFDFSSKKHYHAICQNCGKIVDFHYPGLEDVEMAASKLTGFEINEHRLELYGLCPECQAAEKK; translated from the coding sequence ATGGACAATGTATTGGTTAAAAATGCACTTGAAGAGCTAAAAGAAGCCAATATCCGTATCACTCCTCAAAGATATGCGATTTTAGAATATCTAATTGAGAATCATAGTCATCCGACAGCTGACGAAATTTACCGTGCTTTGGAAGATCGCTTTCCGAATATGAGCGTGGCAACCGTATATAATAATTTACGATTATTCACAGATATTGGATTCGTTCAAGAGATGAACTATGGAGATGCATCCAGCCGTTTTGATTTTAGTTCTAAAAAACACTACCATGCGATTTGTCAAAACTGCGGCAAGATCGTTGACTTTCATTATCCAGGATTGGAAGATGTAGAGATGGCTGCTAGTAAACTAACGGGCTTTGAAATCAATGAACACAGATTAGAGTTATATGGTTTGTGTCCAGAATGCCAAGCCGCTGAAAAGAAATGA